The genomic interval ATTATAACACAACTGAATATCTGTCAGAGTTCAGGgcagaacagtgtgtgtgtgtgtgcgtgtatgagggtgagtgtgtgtgtatatgagggtgtgtgtttatgtgtgtgtgagtgtgtgtatatgagggtatgtgtatgtgtctgtgtgtgtgtatatagtgagtgtttgcgtgtgtgtgcgtgtgtgtttgtgtgtgtatatagtgtgtgtgtgtgtatagtgtgtgtgagtgtatatagtgagtgtgtgtgagtgtatatagtgagtgcgtgtgtgtatatagtgtgtgtgtgagtgtatatagtgagtgcgtgtgtgtttgtgtgtgtatatagtgtgtgagtgtgtgtgtgtgtatagtgcgtgtgagtgtatatagtgagtgtgtgtgtgtttgtgtgtgtatatagtgagtgtgtgtgttgagtgtgtgtgtgtgtgtgcatgtatatgtgtgtgtgtgtgtatacgtgtgtgtgttgagtgtgtgtgcatgtatatgtgtgtgtgtgtgttgagtgtgtgtgtgtgtgtgtgtgtgtgtgtgagtgcgtgtgtgtgtgtgtgagtgcgtgtgtgtgtgtgtgtatagtgagtgtgtgtgtgtgtgcgtgtgtgtgtgtgtgtgtaatgtgtgagtgtgtgtataacagACACTCACTGTGCAGTGTTGGCAGGTTTGGGATCGATTCTCTCCTCATTGGCTGAGGGCGgctcctccctctgcacctGCAGCTACAGACACGCCCACTGACCTACTACATCACTGCCCACTGACCTATTACatcacagccacgcccacagccagatgacatcacagccacgCACACTGCCCGATAACAGACACGTCCACaatgtttaaagtttaaaaaaaaacatgtttaaagaAACCGATTCAAGGTTCATAGAAAAGGTTCCTTTCtaaccacagcactgcaagATAACCATATGCCAGGACCGTATGCCAGACCACAAGATGACCGTATGCCAGACACAGAGATGACCATACGATGACCGTACCTTTCGTTCCGGACACTCTCTGCTCTGGCGTACGTCACCCGAGTCGTCACGCTCTccctgtgacccctgaccctccaggtcacatgaccgccACTTTGTCTTCATTTCCTGCCTCTGCATAAAGCGTGCAatctcctgagagagagagagagagagagagagagagtgacagagtgagagagagagagagagggagggtgggagagagggagagagggtgagagagagaatgagagagagagggggagagagagcgagcgagagagagagggagagggagagagaaagagagagagagagagagcgacagagtgagagagagagggagagaggaagagagcgacagagtgagagagagagagagggagagggagagagagagagagagagggagagggagagagagagagagtgacagagtgagagagagagagatagattaGAGAGAGatgttattgcctgtctgttatatttgtcatgtgagtgaatgctttggcaatagTACCTACCATGCAATAAAGTTATTGatgaatgaattgaattgaattgagagagagagggagagggagagggagagggagagagaaagagagagagagagcgacagagtgagagagaactcACGAACGTACAAGATCCCTTTTACGGCTTAATTTTTTCACTGTGTgagcaatataaaaataaaaactgtgtttGCTACTGAAGATGTTGAAGTGTTCAAGATTGTGTGGACAGCTTAATTCCTTCATGCATGAAAACCAATACATGAAAAATCTATGAGACTATGCCGCATCTCAGTAATTTTCTTGTTATAACTACATGAGTATATCTTTGTTATAACTACAGTAGAAGACTTTTGCTATAACCACAGGagtatatttttgttatatctACAGGAACATAATATTGCTATGACTACAGGAGCATAATGTTGCTATGACTACAGGAGCATAATGTTGCTATGACgacatgtgaatatttttgctatttttaccCCTCACCTCGTCCTGGGCCACTTGGGCCGCTCGAAAGTCGTCCTCTGGGTCGGCGCTCggtgggcggggaggggagcgggACCCCTGGAACATTAAGGACAGGGGAGAGGGCGGGGACtcagaggggaggagccagcagaggggaggagccagacaGAACGCCACAGGACAGGCTTTGAGGAGAGCGGCGCCACGCAGGAGGCGGACCGTCCAGACCAGCGCTGCTCAACGCCACGGTCCGCAGGCCTTACCTCCAACCGGGCACCACCCGACACCACCGACGACGACCCGGACCACCACCGAACACCGACACCACGCCACACCGCACACCGGCCCCGTACCACCCCCGGCACCCcaccacgcccccgcccccacccgcaCACCCCACACGCCACCGACACCCGGCACCACCGACACCACACCGCCACACCGCCCGCACACCGCCCCCACCACCCGACACCACCCGACACCGCCCACACACCGCACGACCTGACCACCCGACCGCCgcaccacccacaccacccacacaccaccacccgcCCCACCGCACCACCCGCCACCACCCGACACCCACCCGCACCCACACCACccgaccacccccacccccgcaccgcCGACACCACCGCACACCTGCCACCACCGCACCACCGCACACCCGCACCACCACACCGCCGACCACCCGACACCACCCACCACGCCGACACGACCGCACCACCCGgcaccacccacaccaccacaccgcCCGACACCTCCACCCCGACACCGCCCACACCCGCCACCACCCGACACCGCCCGACACCACCCGACACCACCCGCCACCACCCCGCCACACCCGACCACCCGGACCACCCGCACACCGCCCACACCCACGCACCCCCGACACCACCCGCACCACCCGACACACCCCACCCGCACCACCCCACCACCGCACCACCGTACACCCGACCCACCCACACCGCCCGACCACCCGCAccacccgccacccccgccacaccgccaccgcccccaccacccGACACCACCCGACACCACCCACCACCGCCCGACACGACCCGCCACCACCCGACACCACCCGACCGCCACCACCCGGCACCACCCGGCACCACCCGACACGGCCCGACACCGCCCGCCACCACCCGACACCACCCGATTTCACTGGTGAGCTCACTCACTGAACCGAGCAGGCAAAACAATGAGCGGAATCTGGTGGTGTAGCGCACGGTTGGAgtaaatacctgcagacactgcagtcgAGCGGCTCTGGTCTGGACCAATCAGGCAGTCAGCTCTGAATTCTCTGAACACTCTTCATTTATCCCTAACTGTGAGTTACAAGCAATCTCAATGTACAcctttcttcacaaacacagtttggtgagttggactaagctttttttcccctctctgttatGCAGAGGTATACTTTCCTTGCGGCCGCTGTTGGTCGTTAAAAACCACATAAATATCTGAAATGGTCCATTTCAtgatcaaaaagaaaaaaagcagtggtgtgagtttctctctctctccctctcctcactctGCGTAACTTCCTGTGGatgttctcctcctcttcctgtaggCTCCAggccagctcctggtccagcaACACCTGCTGCAGGGATCCCAGctctagccccgcccctctctgccacaaccccacccctctctgccAAAGCTCCGCCCCTATAAGAGAGCAGAGGAAGTGTTCATTTAACCAGGCGGGtctcacagaaataaaacatctcTCCTACAAGCGAAACCTGGTCAGGACAGCAGGTGGGACAGATGAAGTACAAACtgacaaaagattttttttttttttttgctgaattatCCACTTATACACTGACACTTGTGCAGAAGGTTAAACAGGTTAAATAAGCAGTAATATACCCAGCACAACGACAGTCCCCAGTGCGCTTGGACCCCAGTAATGAGATCTGAGAGACGCGCtttacagacacatttaacGCCCTGAGATACGCAGAGCCGCGGGGAActgtggggaggagggagtCAGCGCAGGTCACgggcacacaggtgcacaggtgaaaaagtacacaggtgcacacacaggtGAATAGGTGCACAGGTGAAAaagcacacaggtgcacacaggtGAATAGGTGCACAGGTGAATaagtacacaggtgcacaggtatacaggtgaaaaagcacacaggtgcacaggtgaataagtacacaggtgcacaggtatacaggtgaaaaagcacacaggtgcacaggtgaataagtacacaggtgcacaggtgaaTAGGTGCTCAGGTATACGGGTGTGCAGGTGAAAAagcacacaggagcacaggTATACAGGTGAATaagtacacaggtgcacaggtataCAGGTGAATaagtacacaggtgcacaggtataCAGGTGAATaagtacacaggtgcacaggtatacaggtgaaaaagcacacaggtgcacaggtataCAGGTGAATaagtacacaggtgcacaggtataCGGGTGGGCAGGTGCGCTGCAGTACCTTCCGCTCGCTCATTGTGCCGCACGCCTCCccgtttcctcctctcctccctccgctgcacctcctcctctgaGCTCGACTCCTCTACTGACCCCCGCCAGCGCCTCCTCGCACGCCACCTGGCCCTCCAGTTGCCACGGTAACCCCTGCCACTGGCCACGCCCTCCTGAACTCCAGACACACTGGCCCCgcaccctcttcctcttcctcctcctcctcccttctggCAGTTTCTATGGCTGCCACCACCCAATCCCTCCCGCTCCGCCCCATCTCCAAGGTGACAGGCGCTGTCAGTCTCAGATATGGGGGTGCTGTAGTCCTGGTTACCGCTGCCACGGTGACTAACCCCGCCTCCCCGATTCCCCGGGGCCTCCCCACGCCTCGTCCTGCTCCTGTCCGGGCCCCTCCCCTGACCGCCATCTCCGCTGAACACTCCCCGTTGACCCTCTCTGGCCACTGCTGGTATTGCCACGGTAACTGTGCCATACAGGGTCTTCAGACCCAACGGTCACGCCGTCTACACCTACACCACCTGCCCTTTGTGTCAGGTCTCCGTGGTAACCTCGTCTCACTGCCCTACACCGGCCACTATTGGGACTATCGACGCAGCCTAGCGACCCCCGCTTCCTGTCCCCGTGGTGGCTATGGCAACGCCTGCCCTCGTCCAGGAAGTGGACGCGGCGCTCCGCAGCGGCTCTGTTTGCGTGGTAAGTCCAGCGGCAGACTCCGTCCTGAGGACAAACATTACCGCCACGGGCACCCCCGCTGCCTTCCCCCgctgatctcaggtcagcaCAGGGCCCCTGTCTGctcaatcccacaatcctctcctTCCCACCCCCGCCAGCCCTGTCCTCTCTGAGCCTGCGACAGGAACAGCAGCTCCCCTCTCCCTGGGTGTAGCCGCTGGCTCCCAGCTgtccacagggggcgctgttgagcCATTTCCCAGGCCTGTGGGCCGCGGTGGTGAGCCACCAAAGGACCCCAGAGCCACGCCCAGAGCCACGCCCAGATCTGCGCGAGTTGCCAGGACCGTTTCGGATCGGCCCCAGAACAGCCGCCGGTCTGGCACCCAGTCGCGGAGCTCGACTGGTCCCACAGACGGGACTCAGCGGGTCAGTGATGGACTCGGAGCTCGCGCCACACACAGGacgctgccccctggtggctggaggccagagggggcgggggcaggggatgAAGCGGGTGGAGGCCAGCACTGAGGGGGGCGGTAGATGGCGATTGCTGCAGTGCTCTTTAGTCAAgccaaacatgcaaacaaaaagagagagagagagagagaggggaggggctaatGAAAAGGTCAGAAGTCAGCAGCAGGACAGGCAGTCAGAAGCAGATTAACACAGAATCAGCTGCAGTGCACAGAACACTAGTCACAGAGCCTTGGATAAGAGACATACAGCGTCCAgctaaagaaaatgacaaaaataaaagttgaaaaGCTTTTTTCAGTAACAGCAGGCAGAGTTATGATCATGCTGAATCGGTGGAAGACATGGACAGGCAGAGCGGAGTTTccaggggggggaggtgggtggtgatgaggagggggggggtgggtggtgtgagcgagggggggtgggtggtggagcgaggggtgggtggtgtgagcgagggggggggggcaggtgggtggtggtgaggggggttGTGTACAGAGCTTCGCAGTGTGACACCACCCTGTTCTCACACGCACGACTTTTAAACACACCCACAATAACCTCTTCTTCTTTAAATTCTAcagcgtttttatttttaaaatacttcacTTCTCTTATCGGGCAACAACTTCCTAGAGTTACTTCCCTTCTGCCATCGAGCTCAGGCCTCGGAACACCGATCACCAAAAAATGCCGAAAAGGCACGCGATCCTCCCGCGTCACGGACCGTTAGCTCGTTAGCACCGGAGCGGAACGAAGAACGCGGCAAGGGGCCGATAAAACCGCCGCACTGTACCGAGGAAAAATTCCAGCGAGATTTTGACCCCTCGATAAGCGGTTTCCTGCACATGCAGGCATGACGAATGTTGAGTGAAGCTGGCATGCGAGCCGGCCGTCCTGCTCAGGCTGCTGGCCGTTGGCTGTTGGCTGTTGGCTGAGGTTTCCGTTGAGGACAgggtgtgtgcctgcctgcttgcctcAGTTTCCCGTGAACAGGGGGAACACAGAGAGTACTTACCATGTTTAACCAATCCGCATATTCACCGGCTTAAAAGCGTACTTGTTGTTGTACACCAGGGGTGTTAATCTCAGGGgactgctgagtgtgtgtgtgtgcgtgagtgtgtgcgtgagtgtgtgcgtgtgtgtgtgcgtgtgcatgcgtacgtgtgtgtgtgagtgtgtgtgtgagtgtgtgtgcgtgtgtgtgtgagtgtgtgtgtgtgtgtgtgtgtgcgcgtgcgtgtgtgtgtgtcaggtgatTCCAGAAAGCTCTTTACACCATGGAGAATAAATACACCACATTCCCGTCCTAACCAGGTCATCTAAAGCACAcatgtcaaactccagtcctggagggggcgctgtgtctgcaggtttaactccagtcctggagggccgcagtttctgctggtttaactccagtcctggagggccgcagcatctgcaggtttaactccagtcctggagggccgcagtgtctgcgggtttaactccagtcctggagggccgcagtgtctgctggtttaactccagtcctggagggccgcagtgtctgctggtttaactccagtcctggagggccgcagtgtccgcaggtttaactccagtcctggagggccgcagtgtctgcaggtttaactccagtcctggagggccgcagtgtctgctggtttaactccagtcctggagggccgcagtgtctgctggtttaactccagtcctggagggccgcagtgtctgctggtttaactccagtcctggagggccgcagcgtctgcaggtttaactccagtcctggagggccgcagcgtctgcaggtttaactccagtcctggagggccgcagcatctgcaggtttaactccagtcctggagggccgcagtgtctgcgggtttaactccagtcctggagggccgcagtgtctgctggtttaactccagtcctggagggccgcagtgtctgctggtttaactccagtcctggagggccgcagtgtctgcaggtttaactccagtcctggagggccgcagtgtctgcaggtttaactccagtcctggagggccgcagtgtctgctggtttaactccagtcctggaggg from Anguilla rostrata isolate EN2019 chromosome 11, ASM1855537v3, whole genome shotgun sequence carries:
- the LOC135235191 gene encoding uncharacterized protein LOC135235191 isoform X1; translated protein: MMTELEIDQSHLPRVQKVCQCFAVLEDGVLAHSLQEQEIEQHYSSNVQKSQRVQTDLRVAKRLQDEEEREAPLSQATRRLEEQDFEYALMIQDEIQRCAEEARRREREDEEVAKRIQEEEEMGAKHRKLESGCHGNSTAFPLCEEHCSNRHLPPPSVLASTRFIPCPRPLWPPATRGQRPVCGASSESITDPLSPVCGTSRAPRLGARPAAVLGPIRNGPGNSRRSGRGSGRGSGVLWWLTTAAHRPGKWLNSAPCGQLGASGYTQGEGSCCSCRRLREDRAGGGGKERIVGLSRQGPCADLRSAGEGSGGARGGNVCPQDGVCRWTYHANRAAAERRVHFLDEGRRCHSHHGDRKRGSLGCVDSPNSGRCRAVRRGYHGDLTQRAGGVGVDGVTVGSEDPVWHSYRGNTSSGQRGSTGSVQRRWRSGEGPGQEQDEAWGGPGESGRRG